The following proteins come from a genomic window of Pseudomonas putida:
- the uvrA gene encoding excinuclease ABC subunit UvrA, with protein sequence MAGRRILPCLCPPSEAVVDKILIRGARTHNLKNIDLTLPRDKLIVITGLSGSGKSSLAFDTLYAEGQRRYVESLSAYARQFLSMMEKPDVDTIEGLSPAISIEQKSTSHNPRSTVGTITEIYDYLRLLYARVGTPRCPDHDIPLEAQTISQMVDLVLENPEGSKLMLLAPVVRERKGEHLAVFDELRAQGFVRARVNGKLYELDELPKLDKQKKHSIDVVVDRFKVRADLQQRLAESFETALKLADGIALVAPMDGEQGEETIFSARFACPVCGHAISELEPKLFSFNNPAGACPTCDGLGVKQFFDTKRLVNTELTLAEGAIRGWDRRNVYYFQMLGSLAAHYGFSLEEPFGELSAEHQKVILQGSGKQSVDFKYLNDRGDIVKRSHPFEGIVPNLERRYRETESATVREELAKFLGTQPCPDCRGTRLRREARHVWVGEKTLPAVTNMPIGEASNYFGELTLTGRRGEIAAKILKEICERLQFLVNVGLDYLTLDRSADTLSGGEAQRIRLASQIGAGLVGVMYILDEPSIGLHQRDNDRLLATLNHLRDLGNTVIVVEHDEDAIRLADYVVDIGPGAGVHGGQIVAEGSPQEVMDHPDSLTGKYLSGRKKIVVPAKRTPRNKKLQLKLKGARGNNLQNVDLEVPIGLLTCVTGVSGSGKSTLINNTLYPLAATALNGASSLEAAPHHSMDGLQHLDKVVDIDQSPIGRTPRSNPATYTGIFTPIRELFSGVPESRSRGYGPGRFSFNVKGGRCEACQGDGLIKVEMHFLPDIYVPCDVCKSKRYNRETLEIKYKGKNIHEVLEMTIEDAREFFDAVPALARKLQTLMDVGLSYIKLGQSATTLSGGEAQRVKLSRELSKRDTGKTLYILDEPTTGLHFADIQQLLDVLHRLRDHGNTVVVIEHNLDVIKTADWLVDLGPEGGSKGGQIIACGTPEELSEMKQSYTGHYLKPLLERDRA encoded by the coding sequence CTGGCAGGGCGCCGTATACTTCCTTGTTTATGCCCGCCGAGCGAGGCCGTAGTGGACAAGATCCTGATTCGTGGGGCACGTACCCACAACCTGAAGAACATCGACCTGACCCTGCCCCGGGACAAGTTGATCGTGATCACCGGCCTGTCCGGTTCCGGCAAGTCGTCCCTGGCGTTCGATACCTTGTACGCCGAAGGCCAGCGTCGCTACGTGGAGTCGCTGTCGGCCTACGCCCGGCAGTTCCTGTCGATGATGGAAAAACCCGACGTCGACACCATCGAAGGCCTGTCGCCGGCGATTTCGATCGAGCAGAAATCGACCTCGCACAACCCGCGTTCCACGGTCGGCACCATCACCGAAATCTATGACTACCTGCGCCTGCTGTACGCCCGCGTCGGTACGCCACGCTGCCCGGACCACGATATTCCGCTGGAGGCGCAAACGATCAGCCAAATGGTCGACCTGGTGCTGGAAAACCCGGAAGGCAGCAAACTGATGCTGCTCGCGCCGGTAGTGCGCGAGCGCAAAGGTGAGCATCTGGCAGTGTTTGACGAGCTGCGCGCCCAGGGCTTCGTGCGGGCCAGGGTCAACGGCAAACTCTACGAACTCGATGAGTTGCCCAAGCTGGACAAGCAGAAGAAGCACAGCATCGATGTGGTGGTGGACCGTTTCAAAGTGCGCGCCGACCTGCAACAGCGCCTGGCCGAATCGTTCGAGACCGCGCTGAAGCTGGCCGATGGTATTGCCTTGGTGGCACCGATGGACGGCGAACAAGGCGAAGAGACGATATTCTCCGCGCGCTTCGCCTGCCCAGTGTGCGGCCACGCGATCAGTGAGCTGGAACCGAAGCTGTTCTCCTTCAACAACCCGGCTGGCGCCTGCCCGACCTGCGACGGCCTGGGGGTCAAACAGTTCTTCGACACCAAACGCCTGGTCAACACCGAGCTCACCTTGGCCGAAGGCGCGATCCGCGGCTGGGACCGCCGTAACGTGTACTACTTCCAGATGCTTGGTTCGTTAGCCGCGCACTATGGCTTCAGCCTGGAGGAGCCTTTCGGCGAGCTGTCGGCCGAACACCAGAAGGTGATCCTGCAGGGCAGCGGCAAGCAGAGTGTCGACTTCAAGTACCTCAACGACCGAGGCGACATCGTCAAGCGATCGCACCCGTTCGAAGGCATTGTGCCGAACCTTGAGCGCCGCTACCGCGAAACCGAATCGGCCACGGTGCGTGAAGAACTGGCCAAGTTCCTTGGCACACAACCGTGCCCGGATTGCCGGGGTACGCGCCTGCGCCGCGAGGCGCGCCATGTGTGGGTGGGCGAGAAGACCCTGCCGGCGGTAACCAATATGCCGATCGGTGAAGCCAGCAACTACTTTGGCGAACTGACCCTGACCGGCCGGCGTGGCGAAATCGCGGCAAAAATCCTCAAGGAAATCTGCGAACGACTTCAGTTCCTGGTCAACGTCGGCCTCGACTACCTGACCCTGGATCGTAGCGCCGACACCCTGTCCGGCGGTGAAGCGCAACGTATCCGCCTGGCCAGCCAGATCGGCGCCGGTCTTGTGGGGGTGATGTACATCCTCGATGAACCGTCCATCGGCCTTCATCAACGCGACAACGACCGTCTGTTGGCCACCCTCAACCATTTGCGCGACCTGGGCAACACGGTGATCGTGGTGGAGCACGACGAGGACGCCATCCGGCTGGCCGACTACGTGGTCGACATCGGCCCTGGCGCTGGTGTGCATGGCGGACAGATCGTCGCCGAGGGCTCGCCCCAGGAGGTCATGGACCACCCCGATTCGCTGACTGGCAAGTACCTGTCCGGGCGCAAGAAGATCGTTGTGCCGGCCAAGCGCACGCCGCGCAACAAGAAGCTGCAACTCAAGCTCAAGGGCGCGCGTGGCAACAACCTGCAGAACGTCGACCTGGAAGTGCCGATCGGCCTGCTGACCTGCGTGACCGGTGTATCCGGCTCGGGTAAGTCGACGCTGATCAACAACACCCTTTACCCCTTGGCCGCCACCGCCCTAAATGGCGCAAGCAGCCTGGAAGCCGCACCACACCACAGCATGGATGGCCTGCAGCACCTGGACAAGGTGGTGGATATCGACCAGAGCCCGATAGGCCGGACCCCGCGCTCCAACCCGGCGACCTACACGGGTATCTTCACACCGATCCGCGAGCTGTTCTCTGGTGTACCGGAGTCACGCTCGCGTGGTTATGGCCCGGGACGTTTCTCGTTCAACGTCAAGGGTGGCCGTTGCGAGGCCTGCCAGGGCGATGGCCTGATCAAAGTGGAAATGCACTTTCTGCCGGACATCTACGTGCCGTGTGACGTGTGCAAGAGCAAGCGCTACAACCGCGAAACCCTGGAGATCAAGTACAAGGGCAAGAACATCCACGAAGTGCTGGAAATGACCATCGAGGATGCCCGAGAGTTCTTCGATGCGGTGCCGGCGCTGGCGCGCAAGCTGCAAACGTTGATGGATGTGGGCCTGTCCTACATCAAACTGGGGCAGTCAGCGACCACGCTGTCAGGGGGTGAGGCACAGCGCGTGAAGCTGTCACGCGAACTGTCCAAGCGCGATACCGGCAAGACTTTGTACATCCTCGACGAACCTACCACCGGCCTGCACTTTGCCGATATCCAGCAACTGCTCGACGTATTGCATCGCCTGCGCGACCACGGCAATACCGTGGTGGTGATCGAGCATAACCTGGATGTGATCAAGACCGCCGACTGGCTGGTTGACCTGGGGCCGGAAGGTGGCTCCAAGGGTGGCCAGATCATTGCCTGCGGTACGCCAGAAGAGCTGAGCGAGATGAAGCAGTCATATACCGGCCATTACCTGAAACCATTGCTGGAGCGGGATCGAGCCTGA